One segment of Skermanella rosea DNA contains the following:
- a CDS encoding GtrA family protein, with protein MKYAGMHRVYSRFRDTAALKPVASGQFLKVVLFAVIGAMNTTIDVLVYTVLTVALQIHPLTANIVSFSLGSMNSFWMNGLFTFRQSGSEFVRLDRFVRFAGVTALCLGLSTLALHAALFVMSSLAAKLCSVLVTFSAGFLLNKHFVFLERARSGESSGMH; from the coding sequence ATGAAATACGCCGGCATGCATAGAGTTTATTCCCGTTTTCGTGACACCGCTGCCTTGAAACCTGTTGCATCGGGACAGTTCTTGAAGGTTGTGTTGTTTGCAGTCATCGGCGCTATGAATACGACGATCGATGTGCTGGTTTATACGGTACTGACAGTCGCGCTGCAAATCCATCCGCTGACGGCCAATATAGTCAGTTTCTCGCTTGGCTCAATGAACAGTTTCTGGATGAATGGGCTTTTCACTTTTCGGCAAAGTGGGAGTGAATTCGTCCGCCTGGATCGCTTCGTGAGGTTTGCAGGCGTGACGGCTCTATGCCTTGGTTTATCGACTCTGGCCCTGCATGCGGCTTTGTTTGTGATGTCAAGCCTGGCCGCAAAGCTATGTTCAGTTTTGGTGACGTTTTCGGCCGGCTTCTTGCTCAACAAGCATTTTGTATTCCTTGAAAGAGCGCGATCAGGAGAAAGCTCCGGGATGCATTAG
- a CDS encoding glycosyltransferase family 2 protein, with translation MEHPGASSGRLSVSVVAPCYNEEEGLREFWRRVTAACQDTVKQDYEIILVDDGSKDGTWSIIEALSECDSRVIGVRLFRNHGHQMAATAGLSVARGDRVMLIDADLQDPPELLKPMMGTMDLGADVVYGKRTSREGETWFKLLTAATFYRFLTHLTTVPIPHDAGDFRLMDRRVVEALLAMPERQRFIRGMVSWIGGRQVALPYERNARFAGTTKYPLQKMVRFAVDAITSFSTVPLRVASWLGAGTAIIAFFLVIYTVWQWSQGATVTGWASVVTALAIFSGAQLLVLGILGEYLGRLFQEIKGRPLFLVDTVLIRGVPHGLPADFSSLRPSEQRNILALYRQVSEIQDCREHDQETDGINEIRRHA, from the coding sequence ATGGAACATCCTGGGGCATCCAGCGGACGGCTGTCCGTATCCGTCGTGGCTCCGTGCTACAACGAGGAGGAGGGGCTTCGCGAATTCTGGAGGCGCGTCACCGCGGCATGCCAGGACACGGTCAAGCAGGACTACGAAATCATCCTGGTTGACGATGGATCCAAGGACGGAACCTGGTCGATCATCGAGGCGCTGTCCGAATGCGACTCCCGGGTCATCGGGGTTCGCCTCTTCAGGAACCATGGTCATCAGATGGCCGCCACGGCAGGTCTTTCGGTTGCCCGCGGTGACCGGGTGATGCTGATCGATGCTGATCTTCAGGATCCTCCCGAATTGCTGAAGCCGATGATGGGCACCATGGACCTGGGAGCGGACGTCGTGTATGGAAAGCGGACATCCCGGGAAGGAGAAACTTGGTTCAAGCTCCTCACGGCCGCGACGTTCTACCGCTTCCTGACCCACCTGACGACCGTCCCCATTCCTCACGACGCAGGCGATTTCCGACTGATGGACCGGCGGGTCGTGGAGGCACTCCTGGCCATGCCGGAGCGCCAGCGGTTTATCCGCGGCATGGTAAGCTGGATCGGTGGTCGGCAGGTGGCATTGCCGTACGAGCGGAATGCACGGTTTGCAGGCACCACGAAGTACCCTCTGCAGAAGATGGTCCGCTTTGCGGTTGACGCCATAACCAGCTTCTCGACGGTGCCGCTTCGCGTGGCATCCTGGCTCGGCGCGGGAACCGCCATCATCGCATTCTTCCTGGTAATCTATACAGTCTGGCAATGGTCGCAAGGTGCGACGGTCACAGGCTGGGCCAGCGTCGTCACTGCGCTTGCAATATTCTCCGGAGCTCAGCTTCTGGTTTTGGGAATTCTTGGGGAGTATTTGGGCCGTTTATTCCAGGAAATAAAAGGTCGCCCCCTTTTCCTTGTGGATACGGTGCTCATTCGCGGCGTTCCTCACGGTTTGCCGGCCGACTTCTCTTCCCTCAGACCCTCGGAACAAAGAAATATCCTGGCTCTGTACAGGCAGGTCTCGGAAATCCAGGACTGCCGTGAGCACGACCAGGAGACTGACGGAATCAATGAAATACGCCGGCATGCATAG
- a CDS encoding PAS domain-containing hybrid sensor histidine kinase/response regulator: MASLRHERDQATAALRVAEEEANALRRSEQRLDLMLESATEYAIFTLDLKGRITSWNTGARNILGWEKQEILGRDAGVIFTPEDRADDVPESERVQALNQGRASDERWHVRRDGSRFWATGTLMPLRNGGVEGFLKILRDRTEERRAGDERESLRLRLEAEQAIFKAVVERLPSGLVVSEAPSGRHLIYNDQAARLLGHELADIGDYPEYAQYGALHPDGTPYRAEEYPLVRTLIRGEVVDQEEMIYRRADGRVTTLSVSTAPVRGPDGRITLGITTFHDIAERKALEEALRSAKEQADRANQAKSRFLAAASHDLRQPLQSLLLFVSVLRNHVSGDRGAATLAHLQRGLDAMRDLLDSLMDISRLDAGIIEAHVEDFPVQPLLDEIGAAFTPIAAAKGVELKVAACGAVVRSDRTLLGRMVRNLVENAVRYTGSGHISVACRQGDGRLRIAIEDTGIGIPPGDLDRIWEEFQQVGNLERNRTQGLGMGLAIVQRLSQLLGHPVGVRSDPGAGSVFSIDVPLGPAGAPVPQPVPSPAGNDRGRLVVLVDDDELVLEALEETLTSWGFAVLAANSMDSVMERLRVTRRRPDVVLTDYQLGGGQFGTDVVLAVREMFDADVRGAILTGETRPDQVRDAVGHGLEIIHKPVTPQKLDAVLQKLLM; encoded by the coding sequence ATGGCCTCACTCCGGCATGAACGGGATCAGGCGACCGCCGCCCTGCGCGTGGCGGAAGAGGAAGCGAACGCGCTGCGCCGGAGTGAGCAGCGGCTCGACCTGATGCTCGAGAGCGCCACCGAGTACGCCATCTTCACGCTCGACCTGAAGGGCCGGATCACCAGCTGGAACACCGGCGCGCGCAACATCCTGGGCTGGGAGAAGCAGGAGATCCTCGGCCGTGACGCCGGCGTGATCTTCACCCCCGAGGACCGCGCGGATGATGTCCCGGAGAGCGAAAGGGTGCAGGCTCTCAACCAAGGACGGGCCAGCGACGAACGCTGGCATGTGCGCCGGGACGGCAGCCGGTTCTGGGCGACCGGCACCTTGATGCCGTTGCGCAACGGCGGTGTCGAGGGTTTCCTGAAGATCCTGAGGGACCGCACCGAGGAGCGCCGGGCCGGAGACGAACGGGAGAGTTTGCGCCTGAGGCTTGAGGCCGAGCAGGCGATCTTCAAGGCGGTGGTGGAACGGTTACCATCCGGTCTGGTCGTCTCCGAGGCTCCGTCCGGTCGCCACCTGATCTATAACGACCAGGCGGCCCGTCTGCTCGGCCATGAGTTGGCGGACATCGGCGACTATCCCGAATATGCGCAGTACGGCGCCCTGCACCCCGATGGAACGCCCTACCGGGCCGAGGAGTACCCGCTGGTCCGCACCCTGATCCGGGGCGAGGTGGTCGACCAGGAGGAGATGATCTACCGTCGAGCCGATGGCCGCGTCACCACCTTGTCGGTCAGCACGGCGCCCGTGCGCGGACCGGACGGCCGCATCACCCTCGGCATCACGACTTTCCACGACATTGCGGAGCGCAAGGCCCTGGAGGAGGCCCTGCGGTCCGCCAAGGAGCAGGCCGACCGGGCCAACCAGGCGAAGTCCCGCTTCCTGGCCGCGGCCAGCCATGACCTGCGCCAGCCGCTGCAATCGCTTCTGCTCTTCGTGAGCGTCCTGCGAAACCACGTCTCCGGTGATCGGGGCGCCGCCACGCTGGCTCACCTGCAGCGCGGGCTCGACGCCATGAGGGACCTGCTCGACAGCCTGATGGACATTTCCCGGCTCGATGCCGGGATCATCGAGGCGCATGTCGAGGATTTCCCCGTCCAGCCGTTGCTTGACGAGATCGGCGCCGCCTTCACCCCGATCGCCGCGGCCAAGGGCGTGGAGCTGAAGGTGGCGGCCTGCGGAGCCGTCGTGCGGAGCGACCGCACGCTGCTGGGCCGGATGGTGCGCAACCTCGTCGAGAACGCGGTGCGCTACACAGGGTCCGGTCACATCTCCGTTGCATGCCGCCAGGGCGACGGTCGGCTGAGGATCGCGATCGAGGACACGGGTATCGGCATCCCGCCGGGCGATCTGGACCGGATCTGGGAGGAATTCCAGCAGGTCGGCAACCTGGAGCGCAACCGGACGCAGGGGCTCGGGATGGGACTCGCCATCGTGCAGCGCCTGTCGCAGCTGCTCGGCCACCCCGTCGGCGTCCGCTCGGACCCCGGTGCGGGATCGGTTTTCAGCATCGACGTCCCGCTTGGCCCCGCCGGGGCGCCGGTTCCCCAGCCTGTGCCCTCGCCTGCCGGAAACGATCGGGGCCGGCTGGTCGTGCTGGTGGACGACGACGAACTGGTGCTCGAGGCGCTCGAGGAAACCCTCACGAGTTGGGGGTTCGCGGTGCTGGCCGCGAATTCGATGGACAGCGTAATGGAGCGCTTGCGTGTCACACGGCGTCGTCCGGATGTCGTGCTGACCGACTACCAACTGGGTGGGGGACAATTCGGTACCGACGTCGTGTTGGCGGTCCGCGAGATGTTCGATGCAGACGTCCGGGGCGCCATTCTGACCGGGGAGACACGGCCGGACCAGGTACGCGATGCGGTCGGCCACGGTCTCGAGATCATTCACAAGCCCGTCACGCCGCAAAAGCTGGATGCTGTGCTGCAGAAGCTCCTGATGTGA
- the rpiB gene encoding ribose 5-phosphate isomerase B yields MRIVIGSDHAGFPLKATIVEHIRSLGHDVHDAGSYDPDPVDFPDIARTVTSSIIEGKADRGLMVCGTGVGASIAANKVKGIRAAVCHDVHSAHQSVEHDDVNVMCIGAQIVGAWLAKDLVTSFLQAEFSTDEDFRRRVRKLAEMDGER; encoded by the coding sequence ATGCGCATCGTCATCGGTTCCGACCACGCCGGCTTTCCCCTGAAGGCGACCATCGTCGAGCACATCCGGTCGCTCGGCCACGACGTCCATGACGCCGGTTCCTACGATCCCGACCCGGTCGACTTCCCCGACATCGCCAGGACGGTGACCTCGTCCATCATCGAAGGCAAGGCGGATCGGGGGCTGATGGTGTGCGGCACGGGCGTGGGCGCGTCGATCGCCGCCAACAAGGTGAAAGGGATCCGTGCCGCGGTCTGCCACGACGTTCACTCGGCGCACCAATCGGTCGAGCACGACGACGTCAACGTGATGTGCATCGGGGCGCAGATCGTCGGTGCGTGGCTCGCCAAGGATCTGGTCACTTCCTTTCTCCAGGCCGAGTTCTCGACCGACGAGGATTTCCGCCGCCGCGTGCGCAAGCTGGCCGAGATGGACGGCGAGCGGTAA
- a CDS encoding TRAP transporter large permease, which translates to MGFAVVIAFLALFMLGFPVVYAILLPSIAYVLIEGLPLGLLAQRITYALDSFPLVAVPLFIFVGNLMNLSGITDRIFRFAYTLVGRIPGGLAQVNVFGSLIFSGMSGAALADIGGLGRIEIDAMKKRGFDASFAGAVTAASATLGPIFPPSIPLIVYGSVTSVSIVQLLVAGIMPALVCTVMLMLTVLIVAVRHKHPRADRWPTPREVVRDFLPALPAIVAPALMIAGMTFGAFTPTEAAAMTAVYVIVISAVFYRELSIEHLWNSAVLTARSSSAILIIVAAAALFGWILAVEQVPQTFAAALLTLSKDPLALLIIANFIFFIAGMFLDSTTATLLLVPIIAPPLVLAGVDPVQLGIVTIFNLMIGLVTPPMGLSLFLVSDIAKVSIRQLLRALLPFYIPLWSTLAILTFAKDFTLWLPRLIAQ; encoded by the coding sequence ATGGGTTTCGCCGTCGTCATCGCCTTCCTGGCGCTCTTCATGCTGGGCTTCCCGGTCGTCTACGCCATCCTGCTGCCCTCGATCGCCTATGTGCTGATCGAGGGCCTGCCGCTCGGCCTGCTGGCCCAGCGCATCACCTACGCGCTCGACTCCTTCCCGCTGGTCGCGGTGCCGCTGTTCATCTTCGTCGGCAACCTGATGAACCTGTCGGGAATCACAGACCGCATCTTCCGCTTCGCCTATACCCTGGTCGGCCGAATCCCCGGCGGGCTGGCGCAGGTCAACGTCTTCGGCAGCCTGATCTTCTCCGGCATGTCGGGCGCCGCGCTCGCCGACATCGGCGGACTCGGACGCATCGAGATCGACGCCATGAAGAAGCGCGGCTTCGATGCTTCCTTCGCCGGCGCGGTCACCGCGGCGTCGGCGACGCTCGGGCCGATCTTTCCGCCATCGATTCCCCTGATCGTGTACGGGTCGGTCACGAGCGTCTCGATCGTGCAGCTGCTGGTGGCCGGCATCATGCCGGCGCTGGTTTGCACCGTCATGCTGATGCTGACCGTGCTCATCGTCGCGGTCCGCCACAAGCACCCGCGTGCCGACCGCTGGCCGACGCCGAGGGAGGTGGTGCGCGACTTCCTGCCCGCGCTGCCGGCTATCGTCGCTCCTGCGCTCATGATCGCCGGCATGACCTTCGGCGCCTTCACGCCGACGGAAGCCGCGGCGATGACGGCGGTCTATGTCATCGTCATCAGCGCCGTCTTCTATCGCGAACTCAGCATTGAACACCTGTGGAACTCGGCCGTGCTGACGGCCCGCAGCTCGTCGGCGATCCTGATCATCGTCGCCGCCGCGGCGCTGTTCGGCTGGATCCTGGCGGTGGAGCAGGTACCCCAGACCTTTGCCGCGGCGTTGTTGACGCTCTCCAAGGACCCGCTGGCCCTTCTCATCATCGCCAACTTCATCTTCTTCATCGCCGGCATGTTCCTCGACTCGACGACGGCAACCCTGCTGCTGGTTCCGATCATCGCGCCGCCGCTCGTGCTCGCCGGGGTCGACCCGGTGCAGCTCGGCATCGTCACCATCTTCAACCTGATGATCGGCCTGGTGACACCGCCGATGGGGCTGTCGCTGTTCCTCGTGTCCGACATCGCCAAGGTTTCGATACGACAGCTCCTCAGGGCGTTGCTGCCTTTCTACATCCCGCTCTGGTCCACACTTGCGATCCTCACCTTCGCGAAGGATTTCACGCTGTGGCTGCCCCGCCTGATCGCCCAATAG
- a CDS encoding TRAP transporter small permease codes for MRIAERVLTALVVVVMAGLVLVPTAQVIMRGVFVLPFIGAEEFTRFLLICLIFGAYPLVVENGENIVMGEFKAMMPALPRRIVNLAISILAIAATGFIAYVTATNISRNLSNATPTLGIPFWIFLGATLFGFAGAALVHLLHLRKPPQADTTVAV; via the coding sequence ATGCGCATTGCCGAACGCGTTCTCACGGCGCTCGTCGTCGTGGTGATGGCCGGGCTCGTGCTGGTCCCCACGGCGCAGGTGATCATGCGCGGCGTCTTCGTGCTGCCGTTCATCGGGGCCGAGGAGTTCACGCGCTTTCTTTTGATCTGCCTGATCTTCGGCGCGTACCCGCTGGTGGTCGAGAACGGCGAGAACATCGTCATGGGCGAGTTCAAGGCGATGATGCCCGCGCTTCCCCGCCGTATCGTGAACCTCGCCATCTCGATCCTGGCGATCGCCGCCACCGGTTTCATCGCCTACGTCACCGCCACGAACATCTCGCGAAACCTCAGCAACGCGACGCCGACGCTCGGCATTCCGTTCTGGATCTTCCTCGGGGCGACGCTGTTCGGCTTTGCCGGCGCGGCGCTCGTCCATCTCCTCCACCTGCGCAAGCCGCCGCAGGCCGACACCACCGTCGCGGTCTGA
- a CDS encoding TRAP transporter substrate-binding protein has protein sequence MTGAVVALAMTGAAVSAELRYAHVGAEGDIQTIYAAEAAKGIAAATGDDVTVTVYPASQLGGVAEMVDGVRMGSIQMGHHDFASLARLVPEVAVFNAPFIYRDGEHALRATDPATSPALQAINEKLVAQGVRIIGRIYRGDRQISSNFPVKSPADLAGKPFRAVPLELWVSMVKGFGAIPTPVEVAELPTALMTGVVVGQENPLTMIASNNLNEVQSHIAMTGHMRAVLAVFVNEEVWQDLTEEQRTAITKVLDDEAKKSLQMAQEGETKLVKELEGRGMTVITEADGLDIAAFREKVGAQIARDFPNFTPLIEQIQAVK, from the coding sequence ATGACCGGCGCAGTCGTCGCGCTCGCCATGACCGGAGCGGCAGTCTCGGCCGAGCTGCGCTACGCGCATGTCGGCGCCGAGGGCGACATCCAGACGATCTACGCGGCCGAAGCCGCGAAGGGCATCGCCGCGGCCACCGGAGACGATGTCACGGTTACCGTCTATCCGGCGAGCCAGCTCGGCGGCGTCGCCGAGATGGTCGACGGGGTCAGGATGGGGTCCATCCAGATGGGCCATCACGACTTCGCCTCGCTCGCGCGCCTCGTGCCGGAAGTGGCGGTGTTCAACGCCCCCTTCATCTACCGGGACGGCGAACACGCGCTGAGGGCGACCGACCCGGCAACCTCGCCGGCGCTCCAGGCGATCAACGAGAAGCTGGTCGCCCAGGGCGTGCGCATCATCGGCCGCATCTACCGGGGCGACCGCCAGATCTCGTCCAACTTCCCGGTCAAGAGCCCGGCCGACCTTGCCGGCAAGCCGTTCCGCGCCGTTCCGCTCGAACTCTGGGTCTCGATGGTGAAGGGCTTCGGCGCGATCCCCACGCCGGTCGAGGTGGCCGAGCTGCCGACCGCCCTGATGACAGGAGTGGTCGTCGGCCAGGAGAACCCGCTGACGATGATCGCGTCGAACAACCTCAACGAGGTTCAGTCGCACATCGCGATGACCGGCCACATGCGCGCCGTCCTCGCCGTCTTCGTCAACGAGGAGGTCTGGCAGGACCTGACCGAGGAGCAGCGCACGGCGATCACCAAGGTGCTCGACGACGAGGCGAAGAAATCGCTCCAGATGGCCCAGGAGGGCGAAACCAAGCTCGTCAAGGAACTGGAGGGCCGCGGCATGACCGTCATCACCGAGGCGGACGGGCTGGACATCGCCGCCTTCCGCGAGAAGGTCGGCGCCCAGATCGCGCGGGACTTCCCGAACTTCACGCCCCTGATCGAGCAGATCCAGGCCGTCAAGTAG
- a CDS encoding FadR/GntR family transcriptional regulator, with amino-acid sequence MSTIFARGDDLSGAEQVFAFFRDALLDGSLRPGERLLGERELALKLGVSRPLLREALRSLAMLGFLDIRHGKGAYVRQADINVLSDFFTFSLAQQPDILDDVMQARIAIECQAIRLACERATETDLKRIGSSLTRLMDTLHDPVEGGAADFAFHRAIVEAGHSDALATLYGAIGELLRRSHVQRRAVTVSEPGIVEYLVEAHREVFLSIMDRDADAADRKLRDHFAIGDEFRRRSLISVFARRPQS; translated from the coding sequence GTGTCGACCATTTTTGCCAGAGGCGACGACCTTTCGGGCGCGGAGCAGGTGTTCGCCTTCTTCCGCGACGCGCTGCTCGACGGTTCGCTGAGGCCCGGCGAACGCCTGCTGGGCGAGCGCGAGCTTGCGCTCAAGCTGGGCGTCTCCCGGCCGCTGCTGCGCGAGGCGCTGCGCTCGCTGGCCATGCTCGGCTTCCTCGATATCCGCCACGGCAAGGGCGCCTATGTCCGGCAGGCCGACATCAACGTGCTGTCCGACTTCTTCACCTTCAGCCTCGCCCAGCAGCCCGACATCCTCGACGACGTCATGCAGGCGCGCATAGCCATCGAGTGCCAGGCGATCCGGCTCGCCTGCGAGCGCGCGACGGAAACCGACCTGAAGCGCATCGGGTCCAGCCTGACCCGCCTGATGGACACGCTGCACGATCCCGTCGAGGGGGGAGCTGCGGACTTCGCTTTCCATCGGGCCATCGTCGAGGCCGGGCATAGCGACGCGCTTGCCACGCTCTACGGCGCGATCGGCGAACTGCTGCGCCGAAGCCACGTCCAGCGGCGCGCGGTGACGGTTTCGGAGCCCGGGATCGTCGAGTACCTCGTCGAGGCACACCGCGAGGTGTTCCTGTCGATCATGGACCGCGACGCGGATGCTGCCGATCGTAAGCTGCGCGACCATTTCGCGATCGGCGACGAGTTCCGCCGGCGCAGCCTGATCTCGGTCTTCGCGCGGAGGCCGCAGAGCTGA
- a CDS encoding LysR substrate-binding domain-containing protein, with protein sequence MDLRQLRYFLAIAEHGSILKASQALRVAQPSISTHLRNLEEEFGVVLFERSARGVVATSEGQELIRHARLILKSADDARESLRSRSDSPVGRVTFAIPTSLVTILAVPLIERTQAALPNVTLRVVESMSGYIAHWLLEGQVDVGLLYGAQPNSGIESTKLLTEELYLAGRDEASLAGIAEGGDAPFHRLEPLKFVLPGREHGLRSLVEQSARRAGISLNVTIEIDAFSQIKRLVRRGAGHTILSLAALEGDESGAALSVARIVEPVVERSVHIAHANSRPLTRAAREVERIAVGILRAEASSGWWRAKLW encoded by the coding sequence ATGGATCTACGCCAACTCAGGTACTTTCTCGCGATCGCGGAACATGGCTCCATCCTCAAGGCCTCCCAGGCGCTGCGCGTGGCCCAGCCGTCGATCAGCACCCACCTGCGGAACCTGGAGGAGGAGTTCGGCGTCGTCCTGTTCGAGCGCTCAGCCCGCGGCGTCGTGGCGACCAGCGAGGGGCAGGAGCTGATCCGCCATGCCCGGCTGATCCTCAAGTCCGCCGACGACGCGCGGGAAAGCCTCCGGTCCCGCTCCGACAGCCCGGTCGGCCGCGTGACCTTCGCGATCCCGACCTCGCTGGTGACCATCCTGGCCGTTCCCCTGATCGAACGGACCCAGGCGGCGCTGCCCAACGTGACATTGCGCGTCGTCGAGAGCATGAGCGGCTACATCGCGCACTGGCTGCTGGAGGGGCAGGTCGATGTCGGCCTGCTCTACGGCGCGCAGCCCAATTCCGGCATCGAAAGCACCAAGCTGCTGACCGAGGAGCTCTACCTCGCCGGCCGCGACGAAGCCTCCCTCGCCGGCATCGCGGAGGGAGGCGACGCGCCGTTCCACCGGCTGGAACCGCTCAAGTTCGTCCTGCCGGGGCGGGAGCACGGCCTCCGCTCGCTGGTCGAACAGTCGGCGCGGCGGGCTGGCATCAGCCTGAACGTGACGATCGAGATCGACGCCTTCAGCCAGATCAAGCGCCTCGTCCGCCGCGGCGCCGGCCACACCATCCTGTCGCTCGCGGCGCTCGAAGGCGACGAGTCCGGCGCCGCCCTCTCGGTGGCGCGCATCGTGGAACCCGTCGTCGAACGCTCGGTCCACATCGCTCACGCCAACAGCCGACCCCTGACCCGCGCCGCGCGGGAAGTCGAACGCATCGCGGTCGGCATCCTGCGGGCGGAGGCAAGCTCCGGCTGGTGGCGCGCCAAGCTCTGGTGA
- a CDS encoding HpcH/HpaI aldolase/citrate lyase family protein translates to MTRTLSNKTLPIWRSMLFVPVNNERFLAGAPRRGADVIQLDLEDSIPPDQKAEARGMVRAAAARLAREGVQVVVRINRPWRQAVADIESSVCAEVMALTLPKVPDASHIRAVGEILEELEFERGLPRGHTGLVAMIETADGLGEMRAIAASPRVLGITVGAEDLAVSMGMVPDDRSLYVPNVMAVAAARAAGCLPIGYVGSVADYTDLDRFRRVIEEARRLGFEGGFCIHPDQVAILNEAFAPSAKEVQDAEEVIAAFEAGLREGRGAVRHKGRMLDLPVVDQARAVLIRHEAISACAVDRGSARPPD, encoded by the coding sequence ATGACCCGGACCTTGTCCAACAAGACGCTGCCCATCTGGCGTTCGATGCTGTTCGTCCCCGTCAACAACGAACGCTTCCTCGCCGGCGCTCCCAGGCGGGGCGCCGACGTCATCCAGCTCGACCTGGAGGACAGCATCCCGCCCGACCAGAAGGCCGAGGCCCGCGGCATGGTCCGCGCCGCCGCCGCCCGCCTGGCCCGCGAGGGCGTCCAGGTCGTGGTCCGGATCAACCGGCCGTGGCGTCAGGCCGTCGCCGACATCGAGTCCAGCGTCTGCGCCGAGGTCATGGCGCTGACGCTGCCCAAGGTGCCGGACGCCAGCCACATCCGTGCCGTCGGCGAGATCCTGGAGGAGCTGGAGTTCGAGCGCGGACTGCCCCGGGGCCACACCGGCCTCGTCGCGATGATCGAGACCGCCGACGGCCTCGGCGAGATGCGCGCCATCGCAGCATCCCCGCGCGTCCTCGGCATCACGGTCGGCGCCGAGGATCTGGCGGTGTCCATGGGCATGGTGCCCGACGACCGAAGCCTCTACGTCCCCAACGTCATGGCGGTGGCGGCGGCGCGGGCGGCCGGCTGCCTGCCGATCGGCTACGTGGGATCGGTGGCGGACTACACCGACCTGGACCGGTTCCGCCGCGTCATCGAGGAGGCGCGCCGGCTGGGCTTCGAGGGCGGCTTCTGCATCCACCCCGATCAGGTGGCGATCCTCAACGAGGCCTTCGCCCCCTCCGCCAAGGAGGTCCAGGACGCGGAGGAGGTCATCGCGGCCTTCGAGGCCGGCCTGCGCGAGGGCAGGGGAGCCGTCCGCCACAAGGGCCGGATGCTCGACCTTCCCGTGGTCGACCAGGCGCGGGCGGTGCTGATCCGGCACGAAGCGATATCCGCATGCGCCGTGGACAGGGGTTCCGCCCGCCCGCCAGATTAG
- a CDS encoding CaiB/BaiF CoA transferase family protein: MPQYDENSRGPLDGVRILDLSRLVAGNMVTHVLADQGADVIKVEHPQKGDDLRNWRVEGVEIYWKIYSRNKRSMALDIKTDAGKDILLRLVETADVVVENFVPGTLERWGLGPDALHRRNPGLVILRISGWGQTGPYAKRPGFGTLVEAMSGYAHLNGYPDRPPVLPPLAMADMVAGLYGSSAVLAALRHAVRGETGGQVIDLSLFEPIFSMIGAEAAQYRLTGVPSNRAGNQSTHTAPRNVYVCSDGKYVAMSGSMQSMAERIFTTIGHPELIADPRFRTNDDRVRNRDELDLIIGAVIATRTQEQNLDLFEAAGVTVGPVCSIADLVDHPFVRGRGVIVELPDEDMGTLPMHNVIPRMSGTPGGMRRPAPRLGQHNAEILAELGIATAAIEREMPA, from the coding sequence ATGCCGCAATACGACGAGAACAGCCGCGGCCCCTTGGATGGGGTGAGGATACTCGACCTGTCCAGGCTGGTCGCCGGCAACATGGTGACCCACGTGCTGGCCGACCAGGGGGCCGACGTGATCAAGGTGGAACACCCGCAGAAGGGCGACGACCTGCGTAACTGGCGGGTCGAGGGCGTCGAGATCTACTGGAAGATCTATTCCCGCAACAAGCGCAGCATGGCGCTCGACATCAAGACGGACGCCGGCAAGGACATCCTGCTGCGCCTGGTCGAGACCGCCGACGTCGTCGTGGAGAACTTCGTTCCCGGCACGCTGGAGCGCTGGGGCCTCGGGCCGGACGCGCTGCATCGGCGCAATCCCGGCCTGGTCATCCTCCGCATCTCCGGCTGGGGCCAGACCGGCCCCTACGCCAAGCGGCCGGGCTTCGGGACGCTGGTCGAGGCGATGTCGGGCTACGCCCACCTCAACGGCTATCCCGACCGTCCGCCGGTCCTGCCGCCGCTGGCGATGGCCGACATGGTCGCCGGGCTCTACGGCTCGTCCGCCGTGCTTGCGGCACTTCGCCACGCGGTCCGGGGCGAGACGGGCGGGCAGGTGATCGACCTGTCCCTGTTCGAGCCGATCTTCTCCATGATCGGGGCGGAGGCCGCGCAGTACCGGCTGACCGGCGTGCCGTCCAACCGGGCCGGCAACCAGTCGACCCACACGGCGCCGCGCAACGTCTATGTCTGCTCCGACGGCAAGTACGTGGCGATGTCCGGCTCCATGCAGTCCATGGCCGAGCGGATCTTCACCACCATCGGCCACCCCGAGCTGATCGCCGATCCCCGGTTCCGGACCAACGACGACCGCGTCCGAAACCGGGACGAGCTGGACCTGATCATCGGCGCCGTCATCGCCACCCGCACCCAGGAACAGAATCTGGACCTGTTCGAGGCGGCGGGCGTGACCGTCGGTCCCGTCTGCTCGATCGCCGACCTGGTCGACCACCCCTTCGTCCGCGGCCGCGGAGTCATCGTCGAGCTGCCGGACGAGGACATGGGAACGCTTCCCATGCACAACGTCATTCCCCGGATGTCCGGCACGCCCGGCGGCATGCGCCGGCCGGCGCCGCGCCTCGGCCAGCACAACGCCGAGATCCTGGCGGAACTCGGGATCGCGACGGCGGCAATCGAACGGGAGATGCCGGCATGA